One Tolypothrix bouteillei VB521301 DNA window includes the following coding sequences:
- a CDS encoding DMT family transporter has product MRMLLVVPLMAAVAFKLYPSAPQEFQSLFRRERLDVMLQAFGCGVLMFLYIASLYIAIGLIPTGIALTLFFSYPVFTALLSWRFFGDRPTLFRWLVMGIILVGGVLTIPQDRATYSSHSIAIGIFASIMAGVIYAFYNVIAQICLEKFHPAPFTWISFALTLLLSGVSLLFFPPSVTQLDWTPIWIGSIFSGLISFIGHTLNNLGIRTIGANTASIIGSSSPALTALVAWAIIGETLNLIQSVGIGVVTLGIALLSGERWIQRRNEII; this is encoded by the coding sequence ATGCGAATGCTATTAGTGGTTCCACTTATGGCGGCTGTAGCATTTAAACTCTATCCATCTGCTCCTCAAGAATTCCAAAGCTTATTCAGGCGAGAACGCTTAGACGTTATGCTCCAAGCCTTTGGCTGTGGAGTACTTATGTTTTTATATATTGCCTCTCTTTACATCGCGATTGGCTTGATTCCTACTGGAATTGCACTCACCCTCTTCTTCTCCTATCCTGTATTTACAGCACTACTGTCGTGGCGGTTTTTTGGCGATCGCCCTACACTTTTCCGTTGGCTAGTGATGGGTATTATTTTGGTGGGTGGAGTTCTCACCATTCCTCAAGATCGAGCAACTTACAGCAGTCACAGCATTGCTATTGGAATTTTTGCAAGCATTATGGCTGGGGTAATTTACGCCTTTTATAACGTTATCGCCCAAATATGTTTGGAAAAATTTCATCCTGCTCCCTTCACATGGATTAGTTTTGCCTTAACTTTGCTGCTCTCCGGTGTTAGCTTATTGTTCTTTCCACCTTCTGTAACCCAGCTTGACTGGACACCTATCTGGATTGGCAGTATTTTTTCGGGTTTGATTAGCTTTATCGGACACACTCTCAACAATTTAGGGATTCGCACGATCGGTGCAAATACTGCTTCTATTATCGGCTCTAGCAGCCCAGCATTAACGGCTTTAGTTGCATGGGCAATCATTGGCGAAACTTTAAACTTGATTCAGAGTGTTGGAATTGGTGTCGTCACCTTGGGGATCGCGTTGCTAAGTGGAGAAAGGTGGATTCAAAGGAGAAACGAGATAATATAA